In Flavobacterium gelatinilyticum, a genomic segment contains:
- a CDS encoding OmpA family protein, with the protein MKKSVIILAFALGLTGMNAQTEGNTSKNFNKWSLELAGGVNKPQKPFSDGYYTSTPSPWVGDFGIRYMFNNKFGLKADVGYNSLTNKKNSLEFNSKYYRADLQAVANLGRIMNFETWTNTIGLLGHTGFGYSQLRSDSFSGADEMLNFIAGVTGQIKLSNRIALTGDFSAIFNASQDRSFDGVYLPDNRGFSGVLFNATVGLNVYLGKHSKHADWVVMDNNSNNADLSALENKVAQLEEQVKKVPEKVIVEKPVTTTIVSDKDIVREMIDSKYYSVYFDFNKATPIENSTAAIDAVLTYLRKNPSANLDIIGYADQVGSSEYNEKLSNKRAQNVKTILEKAGISSSRLNVVAGGADTSIQKDSEEARRLARRVTFKVK; encoded by the coding sequence ATGAAAAAATCTGTAATTATTCTTGCATTTGCTCTAGGCCTTACAGGTATGAATGCGCAGACAGAAGGTAATACTTCGAAAAATTTTAATAAGTGGTCTCTTGAATTGGCCGGCGGGGTAAATAAACCTCAAAAACCTTTTTCTGATGGTTACTACACAAGTACTCCAAGTCCGTGGGTTGGTGATTTTGGAATTCGTTATATGTTTAACAACAAATTTGGTTTAAAAGCCGATGTAGGTTACAACAGTTTAACAAACAAAAAAAACTCTTTAGAATTTAATTCAAAATACTACAGAGCAGACTTACAAGCCGTTGCAAACTTAGGACGCATTATGAATTTTGAAACCTGGACTAATACAATCGGATTATTAGGACATACCGGTTTTGGCTACTCTCAATTAAGAAGTGATAGTTTTAGCGGAGCTGACGAAATGCTTAACTTTATTGCTGGTGTTACGGGACAAATCAAACTGTCAAACAGAATTGCATTAACCGGAGATTTCTCTGCAATTTTTAATGCATCTCAGGATCGTTCTTTTGACGGCGTTTATCTTCCAGACAACAGAGGATTCTCAGGAGTATTATTCAACGCTACTGTAGGTTTGAATGTGTATTTAGGAAAACACAGCAAACATGCTGACTGGGTTGTAATGGATAACAATTCAAATAACGCTGATCTTTCTGCGCTAGAAAATAAAGTGGCACAGCTTGAAGAACAAGTTAAAAAAGTTCCTGAAAAAGTGATTGTTGAAAAACCTGTTACAACGACTATCGTAAGCGATAAAGATATCGTAAGAGAAATGATCGACAGCAAGTATTACAGTGTTTACTTTGATTTCAACAAAGCTACGCCAATTGAAAACTCAACTGCTGCGATTGATGCAGTTTTAACTTATTTAAGAAAAAATCCATCTGCGAATCTTGACATCATTGGATATGCAGATCAGGTTGGAAGCTCTGAATACAACGAAAAACTGTCAAACAAAAGAGCTCAAAACGTAAAAACTATTCTTGAAAAAGCTGGAATTTCATCTTCAAGATTAAATGTGGTTGCCGGTGGTGCTGACACATCAATCCAAAAAGATTCTGAAGAAGCTAGAAGACTGGCTAGAAGAGTAACTTTTAAAGTGAAATAA
- a CDS encoding carbon-nitrogen hydrolase family protein yields the protein MQTEIKKVELRNLAFEDYKQLKNSMVESYPEMANSYWRSNDIKKLLSIFPEGQLVILVDGVVVGSALSLIVDEKLVDKRHNYRQIIGDYTFSTHNPDGEILYGIDVFIHPNYRGLRLGRRLYDARKELCEQLNLKAIVFAGRIPNYNQYAKKLSPRNYIEKVKDKELHDPVLSFQLSNDFHVLRVIKNYLEGDEESKEFAVLLEWNNVYYEENPKLINSEKSIIRLGLIQWQMRQLNNVEALFEQAEFFIDVVSGYGSDFALFPELFTAPLMADFNHLSEAEAIRELARHSDPIRKRFQEFAISYNINIITGSMPHLENGILYNVGFLCKRDGTSEMYYKIHITPNEVHHWGMKGGSEFKTYDTDCGKIGILICYDVEFPELSRLLADEGMNILFVPFLTDTQNAYTRVKHCSQARAIENECYVAIAGCVGNLPKVNNMDIQYAQASVFTPSDFAFPSNGIKAEATPNTEMTLIVDIDLNLLKNLHEHGSVRILKDRRTDLYQINKTSK from the coding sequence ATGCAGACAGAAATTAAAAAAGTTGAGTTACGAAACCTTGCGTTTGAAGATTACAAACAATTGAAAAATTCAATGGTTGAATCGTATCCTGAAATGGCAAACTCCTACTGGAGATCTAATGATATAAAAAAACTGCTTTCTATTTTTCCTGAAGGACAATTGGTAATCCTGGTTGACGGCGTCGTGGTAGGATCGGCATTATCGCTGATTGTCGATGAAAAATTAGTTGACAAAAGACACAATTACCGACAAATTATCGGCGATTATACTTTCTCTACCCACAATCCTGATGGTGAAATTTTATACGGAATCGATGTATTCATCCATCCTAATTACCGCGGTCTGCGTTTAGGCCGGCGTTTATACGATGCCAGAAAAGAGCTTTGCGAACAGCTGAACTTAAAAGCCATTGTTTTTGCCGGACGAATCCCAAATTACAATCAATATGCTAAAAAGCTTTCGCCCAGAAATTATATTGAAAAAGTAAAAGACAAGGAACTTCATGATCCCGTGCTTTCTTTTCAGTTAAGCAATGATTTCCACGTTCTTCGTGTCATCAAAAATTATCTTGAAGGCGATGAAGAATCAAAAGAGTTCGCGGTTCTTCTGGAATGGAACAATGTGTATTACGAAGAAAATCCAAAACTGATTAATTCTGAAAAAAGTATTATTCGTTTAGGTCTTATCCAGTGGCAGATGCGCCAGCTGAACAATGTCGAAGCACTTTTTGAACAGGCGGAGTTTTTTATCGATGTCGTTTCGGGTTATGGAAGTGATTTCGCTCTTTTTCCGGAACTTTTTACCGCTCCGTTAATGGCAGATTTTAATCATTTGTCTGAAGCCGAAGCAATCAGGGAACTGGCACGACATTCAGATCCTATCAGAAAGCGTTTTCAGGAATTTGCCATCTCTTACAACATCAATATTATAACCGGAAGCATGCCTCATCTCGAAAATGGGATTTTATACAATGTTGGATTTTTATGCAAAAGGGATGGAACTTCTGAAATGTATTACAAGATCCATATCACACCAAACGAAGTTCATCATTGGGGAATGAAGGGTGGCTCTGAGTTTAAAACCTACGATACCGACTGTGGTAAAATTGGAATCTTAATTTGTTATGACGTCGAATTCCCTGAACTGTCAAGATTACTGGCAGATGAAGGAATGAATATTCTTTTTGTGCCATTTTTAACTGATACACAAAATGCTTACACCCGTGTAAAACATTGTTCGCAGGCACGTGCTATAGAAAACGAATGTTATGTGGCCATCGCCGGATGCGTGGGGAATCTTCCAAAAGTAAACAACATGGATATTCAGTATGCTCAGGCATCGGTATTTACACCGTCTGATTTTGCTTTCCCGAGTAACGGAATAAAAGCAGAAGCAACGCCAAACACAGAAATGACTTTAATTGTAGATATCGACCTAAACTTACTAAAAAACCTTCATGAACACGGAAGCGTAAGGATTTTAAAAGATAGACGAACAGATTTGTATCAAATTAATAAAACAAGCAAATGA
- a CDS encoding HAD family hydrolase, with amino-acid sequence MLHKSKIPNLKVIAFDADDTLFVNEPYFQETEHKFCALMEDYLSHQGISQELFKIEIANLPLYGYGIKGYILSMIEAAMNISNNTIPVEVIEKIIQYGKELLEKPIELLDGIEETLQALHGKYKLVVATKGDLKDQHSKLHRSGLGHYFHHIEVMSDKQEIDYQKLLGRLDIQAHEFLMIGNSLKSDVLPVLGIGGYAVHIPFHTTWEHEKINHKVEHKHFSSFEKITEVVHNLL; translated from the coding sequence ATGTTACATAAAAGCAAAATACCAAACTTAAAAGTAATCGCCTTTGATGCCGATGATACTTTATTTGTAAACGAACCCTACTTTCAGGAAACCGAACATAAATTCTGCGCTTTGATGGAAGATTATCTTTCGCATCAGGGAATTTCGCAGGAACTATTCAAAATTGAAATAGCCAATCTGCCTTTATACGGTTATGGAATCAAAGGTTACATCCTCTCGATGATCGAAGCTGCAATGAATATTTCGAACAATACCATTCCTGTTGAAGTCATTGAAAAAATCATTCAGTACGGAAAAGAACTGCTTGAAAAACCCATCGAACTCTTGGACGGAATCGAAGAAACGCTGCAGGCACTTCACGGAAAATACAAACTGGTTGTGGCTACAAAAGGCGATTTAAAAGATCAGCACAGTAAATTGCACCGTTCCGGTTTAGGGCATTATTTTCACCACATCGAAGTCATGTCAGACAAACAGGAAATCGACTATCAAAAACTCCTTGGCCGTTTGGATATTCAGGCACATGAATTTTTAATGATAGGCAATTCATTAAAATCAGATGTGCTTCCGGTTTTGGGTATTGGCGGATATGCCGTTCATATTCCGTTTCACACCACTTGGGAACACGAAAAAATAAACCATAAAGTCGAGCATAAACATTTCAGCTCCTTTGAAAAGATTACCGAGGTAGTCCACAATTTACTATAA
- a CDS encoding ferritin: protein MLSKNIESALNKQIRIEAESSQTYLSMACWAEVHGLEGIAQFMYTQSDEERAHMLKLVKYVNERGAHAQITDLKAPRISYSTFKEMFEELYNHELFVSKSINELVHITFEEKDYATHNFLQWYVSEQIEEEATAKSILDKINLIGEDKGGLYLFDRDIQQLTVTSSIAINPK from the coding sequence ATGCTATCAAAAAATATTGAATCAGCTTTAAACAAGCAAATCCGCATAGAAGCAGAATCTTCGCAAACTTATCTTTCTATGGCTTGTTGGGCTGAAGTACACGGATTAGAGGGAATCGCTCAGTTTATGTACACACAGTCAGACGAAGAAAGAGCGCACATGCTTAAATTGGTAAAATATGTAAATGAACGTGGAGCACACGCTCAGATTACAGATTTAAAAGCGCCTAGAATATCATACTCCACCTTCAAAGAAATGTTTGAGGAGCTTTACAATCATGAACTTTTTGTTTCGAAATCTATCAACGAGTTGGTACACATTACTTTTGAAGAAAAAGATTATGCAACACATAATTTCTTACAATGGTATGTTTCTGAACAAATCGAGGAAGAAGCTACAGCTAAATCTATTCTGGACAAAATTAACCTGATTGGTGAAGACAAAGGCGGGCTTTATTTGTTTGACCGTGATATTCAGCAGTTAACAGTTACAAGTTCTATTGCTATTAATCCAAAATAA
- a CDS encoding DUF2461 domain-containing protein has translation MENPITIPKSSLDFLQQLKLNNNKPWFDEHKPEYLIELNHIQNFADALLKALSKTDVLENASGKKSVYRIYRDIRFSKDKTPFKTFWGGSYTRATAARRGGYYFHLEKGNSFLAGGFWGPNAADLKRIRAEFDLDPETFQKILNSKSFKNTFGTLQGEQLKTTPKGFDPNHPAIDLLRFKQFLIMKHFTDDEVLSYEFLGQALETFKNMRPFFDYMSEVLTTDTNGVSIL, from the coding sequence ATGGAAAACCCAATTACTATACCTAAATCCAGTCTTGATTTTTTACAACAACTTAAACTTAATAACAACAAACCGTGGTTTGATGAACATAAACCTGAATATTTGATTGAATTAAATCATATTCAGAATTTTGCCGATGCTTTGCTGAAAGCGCTTTCTAAAACGGATGTACTTGAAAATGCATCCGGCAAAAAAAGCGTATACCGCATTTATCGTGACATTCGTTTTTCTAAAGACAAAACGCCTTTTAAAACTTTTTGGGGAGGCAGTTACACACGTGCAACCGCAGCAAGACGCGGCGGTTACTATTTTCATCTGGAAAAAGGAAACAGTTTTCTTGCCGGAGGTTTCTGGGGTCCCAACGCAGCCGATTTAAAACGCATTAGAGCTGAATTTGATCTTGATCCGGAAACGTTTCAGAAAATATTAAATTCAAAATCTTTTAAAAACACTTTTGGAACTTTACAAGGTGAACAGCTTAAAACGACGCCTAAAGGTTTTGATCCTAATCATCCTGCAATTGATCTGCTCCGGTTTAAACAGTTTTTGATCATGAAACACTTTACAGATGATGAAGTATTGAGCTATGAATTTTTAGGACAGGCTCTGGAAACATTCAAAAACATGAGACCATTTTTTGATTATATGAGCGAAGTGCTTACAACCGATACAAACGGAGTTTCGATTTTATAA
- a CDS encoding single-stranded DNA-binding protein: MNAMKNRVQLIGNAGNDPEIKTLENGKKLAHFTIATNDFYKNERGEKVEQTEWHRLTAWGKTAEIIEKYVVKGKEVAIDGKLTHRSYDDKNGEKKYVTEVVVNEILLLSK; this comes from the coding sequence ATGAATGCAATGAAAAACAGAGTACAATTAATTGGTAATGCAGGAAACGATCCGGAAATTAAAACTTTAGAAAACGGAAAAAAACTCGCTCATTTTACGATCGCGACAAATGATTTTTACAAAAATGAAAGAGGAGAAAAAGTAGAGCAGACCGAATGGCACCGCTTAACTGCCTGGGGAAAAACAGCAGAAATTATCGAAAAGTATGTGGTAAAAGGTAAAGAGGTCGCAATAGACGGAAAATTAACACACAGAAGTTACGATGACAAAAATGGAGAGAAAAAGTACGTTACCGAAGTAGTTGTAAACGAAATTTTGCTGTTGAGTAAATAA
- a CDS encoding chloramphenicol acetyltransferase yields the protein MKTLLDLENWNRKEHFAHFSKMEEPFFGATVEIDCTKAYQTAKEMNTSFFIFYLHKTLTAVNSIENFKYRISENQIYINDRIDASATIGREDGTFGFSLIEYNPDYKIFEKNALAEIKRVQNTTGLFTRSFDDDNLIHFSAIPWLNFTSLSHARSFTFPDSCPKISFGKMMTSESGKRTMNMSVHVHHGLMDGLHLGRLADCFQEQMNTK from the coding sequence ATGAAAACACTTTTAGACTTAGAAAACTGGAACAGAAAAGAACATTTTGCCCATTTCAGCAAAATGGAAGAACCATTTTTTGGTGCCACTGTCGAAATTGACTGTACTAAAGCTTACCAAACGGCCAAAGAAATGAACACTTCTTTCTTCATTTTCTATCTGCATAAAACCTTAACCGCTGTAAATTCGATTGAGAATTTCAAGTACCGAATTTCAGAAAACCAGATATACATCAACGATCGTATCGATGCATCGGCCACTATTGGCCGCGAAGACGGCACTTTTGGATTTTCTTTAATTGAATATAATCCCGATTATAAAATCTTTGAAAAAAATGCTTTAGCCGAAATCAAACGCGTTCAAAACACTACCGGACTTTTTACCAGATCTTTTGATGATGATAATCTGATTCACTTTTCGGCTATTCCGTGGTTAAACTTTACTTCGCTTTCTCATGCCCGAAGCTTTACTTTTCCGGACAGCTGCCCCAAGATTTCTTTTGGAAAAATGATGACTTCCGAGTCAGGAAAACGTACTATGAACATGTCAGTGCACGTTCATCATGGATTAATGGACGGTTTACATCTGGGCAGGTTAGCAGACTGTTTTCAGGAACAGATGAACACAAAATAA